In Ipomoea triloba cultivar NCNSP0323 chromosome 15, ASM357664v1, one genomic interval encodes:
- the LOC116006570 gene encoding triacylglycerol lipase SDP1-like — protein sequence MDISNEASLEFLAIGPSTIVGRTIAFRILFCKSISQLRRRVFQLLLYYLSKAKNWLSYYLLPSIPWLHPRNPQGILALVTLMAFLLKRYSDVKMKAEMAYRRKFWRNMMRSALTYEEWAHAAKMLEKETPKMSEADLYDEELVRNKLRELRHRRQEGSLRDIIFCMRADLVRNLGNMCNPELHKGRLHVPKLIQEYIDEVSTQLRMVCDSDSEELLLEEKLAFVHETRHAFGRTALLLSGGASLGSFHIGVVKTMVEHRLLPRIIAGSSVGSIMCSIVATRSWPELQSFFEDSWHSLKFYEQMGGIFTVFKRVMTCGVVHEIRHLQYMLRQLTNNLTFQEAYDMTGRILSITVCSPRKHEPPRCLNYLTSPHVVIWSAVTASCAFPGLFEAQELMAKDRFGNIVPYHPPFHLGPDETPGTSARRWRDGSLEIDLPMIQLKELFNVNHFIVSQANPHISPLLRLKDFVRAYGGSFAAKLAHLAEMEVKHRCHQILELGFPLGGLAKLFAQEWEGDVTVVMPATLAQYSKLLQNPTTIELQKAANQGRRCTWEKFSAIKANCGIELALDECVAMLNHMRRLKRSADRAAAASSHGLGTMVRFNGSRRIPSWNCIARENSTGSLEEDFLADMASSLRQGGGGVSTSHSSRNWRSHRNFHDGSDSESESADLNSWTRSGGPLMRTTSADKFIDFVQNLDVGFQLNRVLTIDPNNVATPMGGSREPPSSSHSPRMFTPDRASDTEFDQRDISYRIPVSSSSIIVAEGDLLQAERSHHGILFNVVRRGDLTPSNRSHDSDNNSAIHRGSVAECVQLDSLEKEADTSSVSEDGDHDVISPNQGGNNANTENVPSNNDADDKRVSDA from the exons TGTTGTTATACTACTTGTCTAAGGCTAAGAATTGGCTTTCGTACTACTTGTTACCTTCGATTCCATGGCTGCATCCGCGGAATCCACAAGGGATATTAGCGTTGGTGACACTCATGGCTTTCTTGTTGAAACGATATTCGGATGTGAAAATGAAGGCTGAGATGGCCTATAGGAGGAAGTTTTGGAGGAACATGATGAGGTCTGCCTTGACCTATGAGGAGTGGGCTCATGCTGCCAAGATGTTGGAGAAGGAAACCCCTAAAATGAGCGAGGCGGATCTTTATGATGAAGAACTTGTTAGGAATAAACTCCGAGAGCTTAGGCACCGACGACAAGAGGGTTCCCTTAGAGACATTATTTTTTGTATGAGAGCTGACCTCGTTAGGAATCTTGGTAATATGTGCAACCCGGAGCTTCATAAGGGAAGGCTTCATGTTCCGAAGCTTATTCAGGAATATATTGATGAGGTTTCGACTCAGTTGAGAATGGTGTGTGACTCTGATTCAGAGGAGCTTTTGTTGGAGGAGAAGCTTGCTTTCGTGCACGAAACAAGGCATGCCTTTGGTAGAACCGCCCTGCTTTTAAGCGGGGGTGCCTCACTCGGATCTTTTCATATTGGTGTAGTTAAGACGATGGTGGAACACAGGCTTTTACCCCGGATTATCGCTGGATCCAGTGTTGGGTCTATCATGTGTTCTATCGTTGCCACTAGGTCATGGCCTGAACTCCAGAGCTTCTTCGAGGATTCCTGGCATTCGTTAAAATTTTACGAGCAAATGGGTGGGATTTTTACGGTTTTTAAGAGGGTGATGACTTGTGGTGTTGTTCATGAGATCAGACACCTGCAGTATATGTTAAGGCAACTCACTAATAATTTGACTTTCCAAGAAGCTTATGATATGACTGGTCGAATTCTAAGCATTACGGTTTGCTCCCCAAGGAAGCACGAGCCTCCTAGATGTTTGAATTACTTGACATCTCCTCACGTTGTTATATGGAGCGCTGTTACCGCTTCCTGTGCCTTTCCTGGCCTTTTCGAAGCCCAAGAACTCATGGCAAAAGATAGATTCGGGAATATTGTTCCTTATCATCCTCCATTTCATTTGGGACCTGATGAGACTCCTGGTACATCTGCTCGTCGATGGAGGGATGGTAGCTTGGAGATTGATTTACCTATGATTCAGTTAAAGGAGCTCTTCAATGTAAATCATTTCATTGTGAGTCAGGCAAATCCGCACATTTCGCCTTTACTAAGACTGAAGGATTTTGTGAGAGCTTATGGTGGTAGCTTTGCTGcaaag CTTGCACATCTTGCTGAGATGGAGGTGAAACACAGATGCCATCAGATTCTTGAACTCGGCTTCCCACTCGGGGGATTAGCCAAGCTTTTTGCTCAAGAATGGGAGGGGGATGTGACTGTTGTAATGCCCGCTACTCTGGCTCAG TATTCAAAATTGCTTCAAAATCCCACTACGATCGAGCTACAAAAAGCTGCAAATCAAGGAAGGAGATGCACTTGGGAGAAGTTCTCAGCCATAAAAGCGAATTGTGGGATTGAGCTTGCTCTCGATGAGTGTGTTGCGATGCTCAACCACATGCGAAGACTGAAAAGGAGTGCAGATAGAGCAGCAGCAGCTTCTTCCCACGGCTTGGGCACCATGGTGAGATTCAACGGTTCCAGAAGAATACCTTCTTGGAACTGCATTGCGCGGGAGAACTCAACAGGATCACTCGAAGAGGACTTTCTTGCTGATATGGCTTCCTCGCTGCGCCAAGGCGGTGGTGGGGTTTCCACCTCGCACAGTAGCCGGAATTGGAGGAGCCATCGGAATTTCCACGACGGGAGTGATAGCGAGTCCGAAAGTGCTGACCTTAACTCGTGGACGAGATCCGGGGGGCCTTTAATGAGGACAACCTCAGCAGATAAGTTTATCGACTTTGTACAGAACTTGGATGTTGGTTTCCAGTTGAATAGAGTATTAACTATTGACCCCAACAACGTTGCAACTCCGATGGGAGGTAGTCGAGAACCCCCGTCTTCCTCCCATAGTCCGAGGATGTTCACGCCCGATAGAGCTTCGGATACAGAATTCGATCAAAGGGATATCAGCTACCGGATTCCTGTCAGCAGTTCAAGCATCATCGTGGCTGAAGGCGACCTTCTGCAGGCCGAAAGGAGTCATCATGGCATCTTGTTCAACGTCGTGAGGAGAGGAGACTTGACGCCATCAAACAGGAGCCACGACTCGGACAACAATAGTGCCATTCACCGCGGTTCAGTCGCTGAATGCGTCCAGCTTGACAGCCTCGAAAAAGAAGCCGATACTAGCTCAGTGTCCGAGGACGGTGACCATGATGTTATATCGCCAAATCAGGGCGGTAATAACGCCAATACTGAAAATGTTCCCAGTAACAACGATGCTGATGATAAGCGCGTTTCAGATGCCTGA
- the LOC116007503 gene encoding probable calcium-binding protein CML36: protein MKLFIAIPNPKKLFKSRKSRSVSRSDDPSSFSSGTTSSSASDSCDSVNGFKNKKKKNGLSTPTSVLPALSSEISAEEWSEISSEVYAELVQAFKLIDRDDDGKIKREELEALLSRVGAEPVSEEELRMMLSEVDRDGDGCISLEEFSALSSAFAPPACDSEMRAAFDFFDTDHDGKITAEELFSVFKTIGDSRCTLEDCRRMIRGVDRNGDGFVCFEDFSRMMEQQR from the coding sequence ATGAAGCTCTTCATCGCAATCCCTAACCCTAAGAAGCTTTTCAAGTCCAGGAAGTCCCGCTCCGTTTCCAGATCCGACGATCCGTCGTCGTTCAGCTCCGGAACGACGTCGTCTTCCGCGTCCGATTCGTGTGACTCGGTTAACGGATttaagaataagaagaagaagaacggtTTGTCGACGCCTACCAGCGTGCTCCCGGCGTTGTCCAGCGAGATCTCCGCCGAAGAGTGGTCCGAGATTTCCTCCGAGGTGTACGCGGAGCTGGTGCAGGCGTTCAAGCTGATAGACAGGGACGACGACGGAAAGATTAAGAGGGAGGAGCTGGAGGCTCTGCTGAGCCGGGTGGGAGCCGAGCCGGTGAGCGAGGAGGAGCTGAGGATGATGCTGAGCGAGGTGGACAGGGACGGCGACGGCTGCATCAGCCTCGAGGAGTTCAGCGCGCTCAGCTCGGCTTTCGCGCCGCCGGCCTGCGACTCCGAGATGAGAGCCGCATTCGACTTCTTCGACACGGATCACGACGGGAAGATCACGGCGGAGGAGCTGTTCAGCGTGTTTAAAACCATCGGGGACTCGCGGTGCACGCTAGAGGACTGCCGGCGCATGATAAGAGGGGTGGATAGGAACGGGGATGGGTTCGTGTGCTTCGAGGACTTCAGCCGTATGATGGAGCAGCAGAGATGA
- the LOC116006261 gene encoding probable U3 small nucleolar RNA-associated protein 11, with protein sequence MSSFKNAIPTRAHKERSQPESRKKFGLLEKKKDYVKRAQAYHKKEETLRKLKEKAAFRNPDEFYFGMIKTKTVGGVHRQESEANKYTQEELMLMKTQDIGYILQKLQTEKKKTEKLTAMLHSLDNQPSNKRVHYAEDREEAEEIKSRISEHRNMPKPDDLPGSIKRKLASSYKELEARNNRVKTLEKLYMDMAMQKELQKKGRKRKLREDEIVTPNAKPVFKWRQERKR encoded by the exons ATGTCGTCGTTTAAGAATGCTATTCCAACGCGAGCTCACAAGGAGCGTTCTCAGCC AGAATCGAGGAAGAAATTTGGACTTCTCGAGAAGAAAAAAGACTATGTTAAGCGTGCACAAGCTTACCACAAAAAGGAAGAAACCTTACGG AAACTCAAGGAAAAGGCTGCTTTTCGGAATCCAGATGAATTTTACTTTGGGATGATTAAAACAAAAACTGTTGGTGGAGTGCATAGGCAAGA GAGTGAAGCAAATAAATACACTCAAGAAGAGCTAATGTTGATGAAAACTCAAGACATAGGTTATATTCTGCAGAAACTTCAGACTGAGAAGAAG AAAACTGAAAAGCTTACTGCAATGTTACACTCTCTTGATAATCAGCCATCAAATAAACGTGTCCATTATGCTGAGGACAG AGAGGAGGCTGAAGAGATAAAATCAAGAATATCTGAACATCGTAACATGCCCAAGCCTGATGACTTGCCTGGCAGTATTAAAAG GAAATTAGCTTCTTCCTACAAAGAGCTTGAGGCAAGAAACAACAGAGTGAAGACTCTAGAGAAACTATACATGGATATGGCCATGCAAAAAGAATTACAg AAAAAGGGGAGAAAGCGCAAACTTCGCGAGGATGAGATTGTAACCCCAAACGCGAAACCAGTTTTCAAGTGGCGGCAAGAAAGGAAGCGATGA
- the LOC116006409 gene encoding pentatricopeptide repeat-containing protein At4g35130, chloroplastic-like, producing the protein MLTAPAKLTSEISWQPFFRNHFWQNLNIPSFCFNMMLHLLFSSQYSSTPTLNCYSAKYLHLLPTSHLRTQNRYISMLQICSILNACKNLRTLKQVHASLTVSYGHSLSAVIVSKLTPLYVKFDDIHNSVSLLSSLQKPCTYHWNWLLKACVDLGLAEPAFYVYNQMREKGVLHDSYTFPIINRAVALSFGNYWYGKLIHCLAFKMGYDLDVYFCNTLIESYTKSGGLVDAFQVFEEMPQRDLVSWTSMISGFVSEGDGVEAFRLFREMQKEIHPNSVTMIVLLKSCLSFVEFIQVHCCVIKNGLLVDLSIKNSILKNYSSFFSVNEAEALFGEIESPDVVAWNIMISLYSSRGEIVRMIDCFHKMWAEVEPSVETLTTMISGLANGGNLSQGCEIHCFSLKSGLMDGILKSSLLNFYAKCCELERSIKLFNEITCKNCIVWSAMMTGFIENGHFEEAVELFLKILVAGDKPVYENLENLVIAYTSMGALQLGKGVHGYLVRNLFYTFDGGNSLMTSILNMYIKCGNISTARTCFDRMVSRDVVMWTSMIEGYGTHGLGSEALLLFHDMVEEGTNPNSITFLSLLSACSHSGLLTEGCEILHSMKTRFNVEPDLNHYTCVVDLLGRSGKVKEALTMILKLVVLPDSKIWGALLSASQVHNYQKVAEYACCRLMEMDPDNAGYYTLYSNVQASAERWDEVEDIRSAMKEKFLVKKPGWSCIEAGGLLHGFVSGDRSHPQMEEIHEVLMSFK; encoded by the coding sequence ATGTTAACAGCTCCAGCAAAACTTACCTCTGAAATTTCATGGCAACCTTTCTTCAGAAATCATTTCTGGCAAAATCTCAATATTCCTTCTTTTTGTTTCAATATGATGCTCCATCTTCTATTTTCTTCTCAGTATTCTTCTACCCCAACCCTTAATTGTTATTCAGCAAAGTATCTGCATTTACTTCCCACCAGCCACTTGAGAACACAGAATCGTTACATTTCTATGCTCCAAATTTGCTCAATTCTCAATGCTTGTAAGAACCTTCGAACTCTCAAGCAAGTCCATGCATCCTTAACGGTTTCATACGGCCATAGTCTCAGTGCTGTTATTGTTTCCAAGTTGACGCCTCTatatgtaaagtttgatgataTTCACAACTCTGTTTCGCTTCTCAGCTCTTTACAAAAACCTTGTACGTATCACTGGAACTGGTTGTTAAAGGCCTGTGTTGATTTGGGACTGGCTGAACCTGCGTTTTATGTTTACAATCAAATGAGAGAAAAGGGTGTCTTGCATGATAGTTATACGTTTCCAATAATAAACAGGGCCGTGGCGTTGAGTTTTGGTAATTATTGGTATGGGAAATTGATTCATTGTTTGGCTTTTAAAATGGGTTATGATTTGGATGTTTATTTCTGCAATACATTGATTGAGAGTTATACAAAGAGTGGGGGGCTTGTTGACGCTTTTCAGGTGTTTGAAGAAATGCCTCAAAGAGATTTGGTTTCTTGGACTTCGATGATTTCTGGGTTTGTTTCTGAAGGTGATGGTGTTGAAGCATTTAGATTGTTCAGAGAGATGCAGAAAGAGATCCACCCCAATTCAGTGACGATGATAGTGCTTTTGAAATCTTGCTTAAGCTTTGTTGAATTTATACAGGTTCATTGTTGTGTTATAAAAAATGGACTCTTGGTTGACCTGTCTATTAAGAATTCCATTTTGAAGAATTATTCTAGTTTTTTTAGTGTCAATGAAGCAGAGGCTCTTTTTGGTGAAATTGAGAGCCCAGATGTTGTTGCTTGGAACATTATGATTTCCTTGTATTCCTCTAGAGGAGAGATTGTGAGAATGATAGAttgttttcataaaatgtgGGCTGAAGTGGAACCCAGCGTTGAGACTTTAACTACAATGATTTCTGGGCTTGCAAATGGTGGGAATCTTTCCCAAGGTTGTGAAATACATTGTTTTTCTCTAAAAAGTGGACTCATGGATGGTATCTTGAAAAgttctttgttgaatttttatgCCAAGTGTTGTGAGCTGGAGAGATCAATTAAGTTATTCAATGAGATAACTTGCAAAAACTGTATAGTTTGGAGTGCTATGATGACTGGTTTCATAGAAAATGGGCATTTTGAAGAGGCTGTTGAATTATTCCTGAAAATTTTAGTTGCTGGAGACAAACCTGTTTATGAAAACCTAGAGAACCTTGTTATTGCTTATACTAGCATGGGCGCTTTGCAACTGGGCAAAGGAGTTCATGGATACCTTGTGCGGAATTTGTTTTATACATTTGATGGGGGAAATTCTCTAATGACCTCAATCTTgaacatgtatataaaatgTGGTAACATCTCCACTGCAAGAACTTGTTTTGATAGAATGGTATCAAGAGATGTTGTAATGTGGACATCAATGATAGAGGGCTATGGAACCCATGGACTTGGTTCTGAAGCTCTGCTTTTGTTCCATGACATGGTAGAGGAAGGAACTAATCCGAATAGTATAACTTTTTTAAGCTTATTGTCTGCTTGTAGTCACTCTGGCCTTTTGACAGAAGGTTGTGAAATCCTTCACTCTATGAAAACAAGGTTCAATGTTGAACCTGATTTGAATCATTACACTTGTGTTGTTGATCTACTGGGGCGGTCAGGCAAGGTCAAAGAGGCCTTAACTATGATACTGAAACTGGTAGTTTTACCGGACAGCAAGATCTGGGGGGCTCTCCTTTCTGCTTCCCAAGTGCATAACTATCAGAAAGTTGCAGAATATGCTTGTTGCAGACTCATGGAAATGGATCCTGATAATGCTGGTTACTACACTCTGTATAGCAATGTTCAAGCTAGTGCTGAAAGGTGGGATGAAGTTGAAGACATAAGAAGTGCTATGAAAGAGAAGTTTTTAGTAAAGAAGCCAGGGTGGAGCTGCATAGAAGCTGGAGGATTGCTCCATGGTTTTGTTTCAGGTGATAGATCACATCCTCAAATGGAGGAAATACATGAAGTGCTAATGTCTTTTAAGTAG